In a genomic window of [Empedobacter] haloabium:
- a CDS encoding acetyl-CoA C-acetyltransferase, giving the protein MDDVVIVAAARTAVGKFGGSLAKIPAAELGAHVIKGLMAQTGIDPNLISEVIMGQVLTAGAGQNPGRQALIKAGLPDSIPGFTINKVCGSGLKATHLAAQAIKCGDAGIIIAGGQENMSASPHVLPNSRDGFRMGDAKLVDTMVVDGLFDVYNQYLMGVTAENVAKKYDISRSQQDEFALQSQLKAETAQKEGKFKDEILPLEVPQKKGSFTFDTDEYIKAGATLEGLSGLRPAFDKEGSVTAGNASGINDGAAAVVMMSATQARELGLKPMARIKSYASSGLDPAFMGMGPVSASRLALKKAGWTPDQLDLMEINEAFAAQACAVNREMGWDTSKINVNGGAIAIGHPIGASGCRILVTLLHEMVRRDAKKGLASLCIGGGMGVALAVERD; this is encoded by the coding sequence ATGGATGATGTAGTTATCGTTGCCGCAGCCCGCACCGCGGTCGGCAAGTTCGGCGGCAGCCTTGCGAAGATCCCGGCAGCGGAGCTGGGTGCCCACGTCATCAAGGGCCTGATGGCCCAGACCGGCATCGACCCGAACCTGATCAGCGAAGTGATCATGGGCCAGGTGCTGACGGCCGGCGCGGGTCAGAACCCGGGGCGCCAGGCGCTGATCAAGGCGGGCCTGCCGGACAGCATCCCCGGCTTCACGATCAACAAGGTGTGCGGCAGCGGCCTGAAGGCCACCCACCTGGCGGCCCAGGCCATCAAGTGCGGCGACGCCGGCATCATCATCGCAGGCGGCCAGGAAAACATGAGCGCCTCCCCGCACGTGCTGCCCAATTCGCGCGACGGCTTCCGCATGGGCGACGCGAAACTGGTGGACACGATGGTGGTGGACGGCCTGTTCGACGTCTACAACCAGTACCTGATGGGGGTCACCGCTGAAAACGTTGCCAAGAAGTATGACATCTCGCGCAGCCAGCAGGACGAGTTCGCGCTGCAGTCACAGCTGAAGGCGGAAACGGCGCAGAAGGAAGGCAAGTTCAAGGACGAGATCCTGCCGCTGGAAGTGCCGCAGAAGAAGGGCTCCTTCACGTTCGATACGGACGAGTACATCAAGGCCGGCGCCACGCTGGAAGGCCTGTCCGGCCTGCGCCCGGCATTCGACAAGGAAGGCTCCGTCACCGCCGGTAACGCGTCGGGCATCAACGATGGCGCGGCCGCTGTCGTCATGATGTCGGCCACGCAGGCGCGCGAGCTGGGCCTGAAGCCCATGGCACGCATCAAGTCGTACGCGTCGTCCGGCCTGGACCCGGCGTTCATGGGCATGGGCCCCGTGTCGGCCAGCCGCCTGGCGCTGAAAAAAGCCGGCTGGACGCCGGACCAGCTGGACCTGATGGAAATCAACGAGGCATTTGCCGCGCAGGCCTGCGCCGTCAACCGCGAAATGGGCTGGGATACCAGCAAGATCAACGTCAATGGCGGCGCCATCGCGATCGGTCACCCGATCGGTGCCTCCGGCTGCCGCATCCTGGTCACGCTGCTGCACGAGATGGTGCGGCGCGATGCGAAGAAAGGCCTGGCCTCGCTGTGCATCGGCGGCGGCATGGGCGTGGCGCTGGCGGTCGAGCGCGACTGA
- a CDS encoding SRPBCC family protein produces MKRFLLLLLLGCTAPALTLAQTPRTDVPKLQVSVKRITQDALHMYEVDANGTVQAPLPTVWRILTGYDRMEEFVPDLVSCRVLSRNGNEVIIEQFGTARFLFMSRSIHLIVRATEQPMSSIDIDLISGDMKHYESRWELVPVPETGGTRVIYTGRMMPNFYVPGILGTNIIRGDIERMMGAVLARLDKGGTSKVPGPATELARSHVAGATAP; encoded by the coding sequence ATGAAACGATTCCTGTTGTTACTTCTCCTCGGTTGCACGGCACCTGCGCTGACGCTCGCGCAGACGCCTCGCACCGACGTGCCGAAGCTGCAGGTCTCGGTCAAGCGCATCACGCAGGACGCCTTGCACATGTACGAGGTGGACGCCAACGGCACCGTGCAGGCGCCCTTGCCCACCGTCTGGCGCATCCTGACGGGCTACGACCGCATGGAGGAATTCGTGCCCGACCTGGTGTCGTGCCGGGTGCTGTCGCGTAACGGCAATGAGGTGATCATCGAGCAGTTCGGCACGGCGCGCTTCCTGTTCATGTCGCGCTCCATCCACCTGATCGTACGCGCGACGGAGCAGCCGATGTCCTCGATCGACATCGACCTGATCTCGGGCGACATGAAGCACTACGAATCGCGCTGGGAGCTGGTGCCGGTGCCCGAAACGGGCGGCACGCGCGTCATCTACACGGGGCGCATGATGCCCAACTTCTACGTGCCCGGCATCCTGGGCACCAACATCATCCGCGGCGACATCGAACGCATGATGGGCGCCGTGCTGGCCCGTCTCGACAAGGGCGGCACCAGCAAGGTGCCGGGACCGGCCACGGAGCTGGCGCGCAGCCATGTGGCCGGCGCCACCGCGCCCTGA
- a CDS encoding phasin family protein, producing the protein MFTLPAELFYVTRTMLESQLAHGNALARTAFDSGASLFDVNVNLARDQLAAATAASNQLLFVRDPQDLIGLAAVQSHQALNRAHAYGRGMAGVASDLNTMLGELGKDFAGTLSRTSIE; encoded by the coding sequence ATGTTCACGCTGCCTGCCGAACTGTTCTACGTTACCCGCACCATGCTGGAAAGCCAGCTGGCCCATGGCAATGCACTGGCCCGCACGGCGTTCGACAGCGGGGCCAGCCTGTTCGACGTCAACGTCAACCTGGCGCGCGACCAGCTGGCGGCTGCCACGGCCGCGTCAAACCAGCTGCTGTTCGTGCGCGATCCGCAAGATTTGATCGGCCTGGCCGCTGTCCAGTCGCATCAGGCGCTCAACCGTGCCCATGCCTACGGGCGCGGCATGGCGGGCGTGGCCAGCGACCTCAACACGATGCTGGGCGAATTGGGCAAGGACTTCGCTGGAACGTTGTCCCGCACTTCGATAGAATGA
- a CDS encoding amino acid deaminase: MIGVQRWNVLAGDTGFPVALLKTSSLRHNLDWMRAFCERHGALLAPHGKTTMSPQLFDAQLANGAWGITLATASQVQVAARFGVRRVLLANELVAASDIRVLLHLLRDDPAFELFVLADSLEGVRRLADAVAASGLRRPLPLLVELGLQGKRAGCRSSDEAMAVARAIAAAPGLQLAGIEGYEGLLVTTDRAADLERVDAFLQAMVALVRQCDAEALFAGAQILLSAGGSAYFDRVAQCFAGVTGTSRPVLPIVRSGCYLTNDHGHYFELTRELDERAGGAPGLVPALEVWSSVLSRPEPTLAILGMGKRDASHDLGLPRALLRHRIGEAGPVALDDGWRIEKMNDQHAYLRLPENEVDKLRVGDLVGCGISHPCTTFDKWSLLLLVEDDYRVTGAVNTFF; encoded by the coding sequence ATGATCGGCGTGCAGCGCTGGAACGTGCTGGCGGGCGACACGGGATTTCCCGTCGCGCTGCTGAAGACCTCCAGCCTGCGGCACAACCTGGACTGGATGCGCGCGTTCTGCGAACGCCATGGCGCGCTGCTGGCGCCGCACGGCAAGACGACGATGAGCCCGCAGCTGTTCGATGCCCAGCTGGCCAATGGCGCCTGGGGTATCACGCTGGCCACGGCCAGCCAGGTGCAGGTGGCGGCGCGCTTCGGCGTGCGCCGCGTGTTGCTGGCCAATGAGCTGGTGGCAGCCAGCGACATCCGCGTGCTGCTGCACCTGCTGCGCGACGATCCCGCGTTTGAACTGTTCGTGCTGGCCGATTCGCTGGAAGGCGTGCGGCGCCTGGCGGACGCGGTGGCCGCCAGCGGCTTGCGCCGGCCCTTGCCGCTGCTGGTGGAACTGGGCTTGCAGGGCAAGCGCGCCGGCTGTCGCAGCAGCGACGAAGCGATGGCGGTGGCGCGCGCGATCGCGGCGGCGCCCGGCCTGCAACTGGCCGGCATCGAGGGTTATGAGGGCTTGCTGGTGACGACCGACCGCGCGGCCGACCTGGAACGGGTCGACGCGTTCCTGCAAGCGATGGTGGCGCTGGTACGCCAGTGCGACGCCGAAGCCCTGTTCGCGGGAGCGCAGATCCTGCTGTCGGCCGGCGGCTCGGCGTATTTCGACCGGGTGGCGCAGTGTTTTGCCGGCGTGACGGGCACGTCGCGCCCGGTGCTGCCGATCGTACGCAGCGGCTGCTATCTGACCAACGATCACGGTCATTATTTCGAACTGACGCGCGAGCTGGACGAGCGCGCCGGCGGCGCTCCCGGCCTGGTGCCGGCGCTGGAAGTGTGGAGCAGCGTGCTGTCGCGGCCCGAGCCCACCTTGGCGATCCTGGGCATGGGCAAGCGCGACGCCTCGCATGACCTGGGCCTGCCGCGCGCACTGCTGCGCCATCGCATCGGGGAGGCAGGGCCGGTGGCACTGGACGACGGCTGGCGCATCGAGAAGATGAACGACCAGCATGCCTACCTGCGTCTGCCGGAAAACGAGGTGGACAAGCTGCGCGTGGGCGACCTGGTCGGCTGCGGCATCTCGCACCCGTGCACCACGTTCGACAAGTGGTCCTTGCTGCTGCTGGTGGAGGACGACTATCGCGTCACCGGCGCCGTCAACACCTTCTTCTGA
- the minC gene encoding septum site-determining protein MinC produces MSKSPFQKPIEIKISTVVAVSAILHTSDGIALDAALKGMTGGVPDFFEGDLAVIDVGDLAPGCERIDWASTIALLKKYRLNPVAVRNARPDMIEEIAAHGLSLDTGKRDDTPAVAPVPAAPAPEPVAPPPAPALTPGANGADKAATLIIDTPVRAGQRIYARGGDLIVMAVVNNGAEIIADGSIHVYNTLNGRALAGASGDANARIFALAMAPELVSIAGVYRTFEDGFPAEQARQPAQIRLNGDKLDIQSVNSATRA; encoded by the coding sequence ATGTCAAAAAGCCCGTTTCAAAAGCCCATCGAAATCAAGATTTCCACCGTCGTCGCCGTGTCAGCGATCCTGCATACGTCCGACGGCATCGCGCTCGATGCGGCGCTGAAGGGCATGACGGGTGGCGTGCCCGATTTCTTCGAAGGCGACCTCGCCGTCATCGATGTCGGCGACCTGGCGCCCGGCTGCGAGCGCATCGACTGGGCCAGCACCATCGCGCTGCTGAAGAAATACCGTCTGAATCCCGTCGCCGTGCGCAATGCGCGGCCGGACATGATCGAGGAAATCGCCGCGCACGGCCTGTCGTTGGACACGGGCAAGCGCGACGACACCCCGGCCGTCGCGCCCGTTCCCGCCGCACCGGCGCCGGAACCGGTCGCGCCGCCGCCCGCCCCCGCGCTGACACCCGGCGCGAATGGTGCGGACAAGGCCGCGACCTTGATCATCGACACGCCCGTGCGGGCCGGCCAGCGCATCTACGCGCGCGGTGGCGACCTGATCGTCATGGCCGTCGTCAACAACGGCGCCGAGATCATCGCCGACGGCAGTATCCATGTTTACAACACCCTCAACGGCCGCGCCCTGGCCGGCGCGTCGGGCGATGCGAATGCCCGCATCTTCGCTCTGGCGATGGCGCCGGAACTGGTGTCGATCGCGGGTGTTTACCGGACGTTCGAGGACGGATTCCCCGCCGAACAGGCCCGCCAGCCCGCACAAATCAGGCTCAACGGTGACAAACTGGATATACAATCCGTTAATTCGGCAACGCGCGCGTGA
- a CDS encoding DUF2721 domain-containing protein — protein sequence MNIQLGDIGHIIQLAIAPVFLLTGVCTNLQVLINRLARIIDRSRVLEDRLDIAYNDSYLNELDVLYRRSHLINYAITLSTACGLFVCLVIALLFIGDTTNFTLEKYIAGLFVAAVFSLISSFGFLLREIFIASAAMRSQRHVRRAPKTNE from the coding sequence ATGAACATTCAGCTGGGCGATATCGGCCACATCATTCAACTGGCCATTGCGCCCGTTTTCCTGCTGACCGGCGTCTGCACCAACCTGCAGGTGCTGATCAACCGGCTGGCCCGCATCATCGACCGTTCGCGCGTGCTGGAGGACCGGCTCGACATCGCCTACAACGACAGCTACCTGAACGAGCTGGACGTGCTGTACCGCCGTTCGCACCTGATTAACTACGCCATCACCTTGTCCACCGCGTGCGGCTTGTTCGTCTGTCTCGTCATCGCCCTGCTGTTCATCGGCGATACGACCAATTTCACGCTGGAGAAATACATCGCGGGCCTGTTCGTGGCCGCCGTGTTCAGCCTGATTTCCAGCTTCGGCTTCCTGCTGCGCGAGATCTTCATCGCCTCCGCCGCCATGCGGTCCCAGCGCCACGTGCGCCGGGCCCCGAAAACCAACGAGTAA
- a CDS encoding LysR substrate-binding domain-containing protein produces the protein MLEIRHLRTLAALRSAGSLVRAAELLNLTQSALSHQVKLLEDRYGGPLFERKTVPIGFTAIGARLLRLADMMLPEIEQAERDVARLMQGDQGQLRVALECHTCFDWLMPVMDEFRARWPEVEIDLVSGFHSEPAELLRTGAADLVIGSDYSADYATFPLFRFEILTVMAQKHRLATHRRLHAADFEGETLITYPVPEQRIDLIREMLRPAGVAFQRRTAELTVAILQLVASRRGLAALPNWAIKNYVDYDYVIARPLGEHGLWSDLYVSVPAALRQKAYVADFVKVIREQCAATLDGIKLLS, from the coding sequence ATGTTGGAGATCCGTCATTTGCGCACGCTTGCCGCGCTGCGTTCCGCCGGCAGCCTGGTGCGCGCCGCCGAATTGTTGAACCTGACGCAGTCCGCGCTGTCGCACCAGGTCAAGCTGCTGGAAGACCGCTATGGCGGCCCGCTGTTCGAGCGCAAGACCGTGCCGATCGGCTTTACCGCCATCGGCGCGCGCCTGCTGCGCCTGGCGGACATGATGCTGCCCGAAATCGAGCAGGCCGAGCGCGACGTCGCCCGCCTGATGCAGGGCGACCAGGGCCAGTTGCGCGTGGCGCTGGAGTGCCACACGTGCTTCGACTGGCTGATGCCTGTCATGGACGAGTTCCGGGCGCGCTGGCCGGAGGTGGAGATCGACCTGGTGTCGGGCTTCCACAGCGAGCCGGCCGAGCTGCTGCGCACCGGTGCGGCCGACCTCGTCATCGGCTCGGACTACAGCGCCGATTACGCCACCTTCCCCCTGTTCCGCTTCGAGATCCTGACGGTGATGGCGCAAAAGCACCGGCTCGCGACCCACCGGCGCCTGCACGCCGCCGATTTCGAAGGCGAGACCTTGATCACCTATCCGGTGCCGGAACAGCGCATCGACCTGATCCGCGAGATGCTGCGCCCGGCCGGCGTCGCGTTCCAGCGCCGCACGGCCGAGCTGACGGTGGCGATCCTGCAGCTGGTGGCCAGCCGGCGCGGCTTGGCCGCGTTGCCGAACTGGGCCATCAAGAACTACGTCGACTACGACTACGTCATCGCCCGGCCATTGGGCGAGCACGGTTTGTGGAGCGACCTGTACGTGTCCGTGCCGGCCGCGTTGCGGCAGAAGGCGTATGTCGCCGACTTCGTCAAGGTCATCCGCGAGCAATGCGCGGCCACGCTGGACGGGATCAAATTGCTGTCCTGA
- the pip gene encoding prolyl aminopeptidase gives MSDPSSYLFPPVTPLQSGTLAVDELHTIYWEEVGNPQGIPVLFLHGGPGAGISPQHRRFFDPRHYRVILFDQRGAGKSQPLGETRNNTTQLLIEDIERLRAMFGIEQWLVFGGSWGSTLALAYGQAHPERCLGFVLRGIFLCTALEIDWFMDGAQWFHPEIHEEFAQAVPYEERGDLLQAYYKRIMDPDPEVYWPAVRAWSRFEGRRVFLMPQPEEPACDTVDLGLGRLEAHYMANLGFFEDDQLLRDVDRIAHLPAVIVQGRYDVICPPFSAWRLHKRWPGSKVVMVPDAGHAAMETGISRELVAATEQFRRQGRFG, from the coding sequence ATGTCCGATCCGTCCTCCTACCTGTTCCCACCCGTGACCCCGCTGCAGAGCGGCACCCTGGCGGTGGACGAGCTGCACACGATCTACTGGGAGGAAGTCGGCAACCCGCAGGGCATCCCCGTGCTGTTCCTGCACGGTGGCCCGGGCGCGGGCATCTCGCCGCAGCACCGGCGCTTCTTCGACCCGCGCCACTACCGCGTGATCCTGTTCGACCAGCGCGGCGCAGGCAAGTCGCAGCCGCTGGGCGAGACCCGCAATAACACGACCCAATTGCTGATCGAGGACATCGAACGCCTGCGCGCCATGTTCGGCATCGAGCAGTGGCTGGTGTTCGGCGGCTCGTGGGGCTCGACGCTGGCGCTGGCCTACGGCCAGGCGCATCCGGAGCGCTGCCTGGGCTTCGTCCTGCGCGGCATCTTCCTGTGCACGGCGCTGGAGATCGATTGGTTCATGGACGGCGCCCAGTGGTTCCACCCCGAGATCCACGAGGAGTTCGCGCAGGCCGTGCCCTACGAGGAACGGGGCGACCTGCTGCAGGCCTACTACAAGCGCATCATGGACCCGGACCCGGAGGTGTACTGGCCGGCCGTGCGCGCCTGGAGCCGCTTCGAGGGGCGCCGCGTGTTCCTGATGCCGCAACCGGAAGAACCGGCCTGCGACACCGTCGACCTGGGCCTGGGCCGGCTGGAAGCGCACTACATGGCCAACCTCGGCTTCTTCGAGGACGACCAGCTGCTGCGCGACGTCGACCGCATCGCCCACCTGCCGGCCGTGATCGTGCAAGGCCGCTACGACGTGATTTGCCCGCCGTTCTCGGCCTGGCGCCTGCACAAGCGCTGGCCCGGCTCGAAGGTGGTGATGGTGCCGGACGCGGGCCACGCGGCCATGGAAACAGGCATCAGCCGCGAGCTGGTGGCGGCGACGGAGCAGTTCCGCCGCCAGGGCCGTTTCGGCTGA
- the metE gene encoding 5-methyltetrahydropteroyltriglutamate--homocysteine S-methyltransferase: MKQIALHVPGFPRIGAARELKFALEAYWRDELSATQLERTAADLRARHWAAQREAGLDYVTVGDFALYDHVANHIQLLGCEPARFAFGAAETPLQRYCIMARGRSGRDECTCGSAHAASPALAMMKWFDTNYHYLVPEFDADTCFTLSSERLFDEVAEAQTLGHAVKVSLLGPLTFLWLGKGLDDRLALLDRLLPVYGEILARLKQMGVAWVQLDEPILGLDLPAPWRGAFENAYWQLNQAGAPLLLATYFSPLEENLSLACRLPVTGLHVDGVRAAHELVNVADWLPAHKVLSVGIVDGRNIWRTDLDLALARLAPVLDKRHGDLWLSTSCSLLHVPYGLAGETQLDSELKSWLAFAEEKLGELALLRAAIVTPHAAGVQAALAQARATVASRRASPRVHNAAVAERVATLPANADQRPVPFAERRALQQQRLNLPAFPTTTIGSFPQTDTIRTARAAFRRGELDAAAYETAMRAEIAHAIGQQEMLGLDVLVHGEAERNDMVEYFGEQLEGFGFTLHGWVQSYGSRCVKPPIIWGDVHRPAPMTVAWSVYAQGLTDRPVKGMLTGPVTILQWSFVRDDQPRDVTATQIALAMRDEVADLERAGIAVIQIDEPALREGLPLRRARHAAYLDWAVRAFRLTAGAAGPATQIHTHMCYAEFNDILPQIAALDADVITIETSRSAMALLDGFGSFRYPNDIGPGIYDIHSPRVPDSREIAALLRRAQAVIPSRQLWVNPDCGLKTRGWQETSAALRAMVAAARQLRLEAA; the protein is encoded by the coding sequence ATGAAACAAATTGCTCTCCACGTCCCCGGCTTTCCCCGCATCGGCGCCGCGCGCGAACTGAAATTCGCGCTGGAAGCGTATTGGCGCGACGAACTGTCCGCGACCCAGCTGGAGCGAACAGCCGCCGACCTGCGGGCGCGCCACTGGGCGGCCCAGCGTGAGGCGGGCCTGGACTACGTGACCGTCGGCGACTTCGCGCTGTACGACCACGTGGCCAACCACATCCAGCTGCTGGGCTGCGAGCCGGCCCGCTTTGCCTTCGGCGCCGCCGAAACGCCGCTGCAGCGCTACTGCATCATGGCGCGTGGCCGCAGCGGGCGCGACGAATGCACCTGCGGCAGCGCCCACGCGGCCAGCCCGGCCCTGGCGATGATGAAGTGGTTCGACACCAACTACCACTACCTCGTGCCGGAATTCGATGCCGACACGTGCTTTACCCTGTCCAGCGAGCGGCTGTTCGACGAGGTGGCCGAGGCGCAGACGCTCGGTCATGCCGTCAAGGTGTCATTGCTGGGCCCGCTGACCTTCCTGTGGCTGGGCAAGGGGCTGGACGACCGCCTGGCGCTGCTGGACCGGCTGCTGCCGGTGTATGGCGAAATCCTGGCACGGCTGAAGCAGATGGGCGTGGCCTGGGTCCAACTGGACGAGCCCATCCTTGGCCTGGACCTGCCGGCGCCGTGGCGCGGCGCCTTCGAAAACGCGTATTGGCAGCTGAACCAGGCTGGCGCGCCATTGCTGCTGGCCACGTATTTTTCCCCGCTGGAGGAAAACCTGAGCCTGGCATGCCGGCTGCCGGTTACCGGCCTGCATGTCGATGGGGTACGTGCGGCGCATGAGCTCGTCAACGTGGCGGACTGGCTGCCGGCCCATAAAGTGCTGTCGGTCGGCATCGTCGACGGCCGCAATATCTGGCGCACCGATCTGGATCTCGCGCTGGCCCGGCTGGCGCCCGTGCTGGACAAGCGGCACGGCGACCTCTGGCTGTCGACCTCCTGCTCACTGCTGCACGTGCCGTACGGCCTGGCCGGCGAAACGCAACTCGATAGCGAGCTGAAAAGCTGGCTGGCGTTTGCCGAGGAAAAGCTGGGCGAGCTGGCCCTGCTGCGCGCCGCCATCGTCACCCCCCACGCCGCGGGCGTGCAGGCGGCGTTGGCGCAAGCGCGCGCAACGGTCGCCAGCCGTCGTGCCAGCCCGCGCGTGCACAACGCCGCGGTGGCCGAGCGCGTGGCGACGCTGCCCGCCAACGCGGACCAGCGCCCCGTCCCGTTCGCCGAACGGCGCGCGCTGCAACAGCAGCGCCTGAACCTGCCGGCGTTTCCCACCACGACGATCGGTTCGTTCCCCCAAACCGACACGATCCGGACGGCGCGTGCCGCCTTCCGCCGGGGCGAGCTGGACGCCGCCGCTTACGAGACGGCCATGCGCGCCGAGATCGCCCACGCGATCGGCCAGCAGGAAATGCTGGGCCTGGACGTGCTGGTGCATGGCGAAGCCGAGCGCAACGACATGGTCGAGTACTTCGGCGAGCAGCTGGAAGGCTTTGGGTTCACGCTGCACGGCTGGGTCCAGTCGTACGGCTCGCGCTGCGTCAAGCCGCCCATCATCTGGGGCGACGTGCACCGGCCGGCGCCGATGACGGTCGCGTGGTCGGTCTATGCGCAAGGGCTGACGGACCGTCCCGTGAAGGGCATGCTGACGGGGCCGGTCACGATCCTGCAGTGGTCGTTCGTGCGCGACGACCAGCCGCGCGATGTGACTGCCACGCAGATCGCGTTGGCCATGCGCGACGAGGTGGCCGACCTGGAACGGGCCGGCATCGCCGTCATCCAGATCGACGAGCCCGCCTTGCGCGAAGGCCTGCCGCTGCGCCGCGCGCGGCACGCGGCGTACCTGGACTGGGCCGTGCGGGCGTTCCGCCTCACGGCCGGCGCGGCGGGCCCGGCCACGCAGATCCACACCCATATGTGCTACGCGGAGTTCAACGACATCCTGCCGCAGATCGCCGCGCTCGATGCGGACGTGATCACGATCGAGACGAGCCGCTCGGCGATGGCGCTGCTGGACGGCTTCGGCAGCTTCCGCTACCCGAACGACATCGGCCCGGGAATCTACGACATCCATTCGCCGCGTGTGCCGGACAGCCGCGAGATCGCCGCGCTGCTGCGCCGCGCCCAGGCAGTTATTCCGTCACGGCAACTATGGGTCAATCCGGACTGCGGCTTGAAAACGCGCGGCTGGCAGGAGACGTCCGCGGCATTGCGCGCGATGGTGGCGGCGGCTCGCCAGCTGAGGCTGGAAGCCGCGTAA